GGTCTGTTTGGAGAATATGGAAATATTGGAAGAATAGGGAAAGGATTTCAGCGCTTAATTAATTCTCCGAACTTAAACCGAGAAACCAAAGAAACTTTCTGGAGGATAGGAGAGAAAATAAGATATTTAAATATTTTTCTTGATAAGAATTTTCCAAAAATAACTGAAGCAGCAGAGATAACAGTTCCAGCTATAAAGACAGCAGAATGGAGTGCCGAGATGTATCCAAAGATCATTGCCTATATGAAACTTACACAGGAAAATAATGAATATATAAAAAAATCTTTAGAAGAACTTGAAAAAGACTTAGAAAAATTAGTAAAGTCAGATGAAACTAAGACCTTACTATTAGAACTTGGTCTGTTATCATTGGAAAATGAAAAAAGTATCTTAAGTAAGTTAGTCGGAAAATATGGGCAGGAAGTAGCCAAAGCAAATATCATAGGAGATCTTTTTGATTTTACATATCATGCTGTGAAAATAAATTATTTAGATAAAGAGGTGAATGGAGACTATAAACTTACAGAAGATTTGTTTAATCAATATCGTGCACTAAAAGCCCAGTTTGATAGGGATTGGGAACAACTTGGTGCATGTCTTAGAGAATGTGAAAAATATTGCAAAAACAGACAGTAAAAAGGAGTAGCAAATGATCAGAAAAAGAACATATATTTTACTATTACTTTTCTTAATATCAGTTTTAGTTTCTCCATGTTTTTCACAGAATATTGGTAGATCCTGTGATGGTTCCCAGCTTAAAACTGATAGTGGGTTGGTTTTTATACCAAAAGGACAGACTACAGTAGTTTCGGTAGGCGGAGTAAGATATAGATGCGTTGGTTGTGGTAGATGCACCCCTGAATCACAACAAAAATCCTCGGGTGGCTACACTGGCAGCTATAGAAGCACTGGAGATTGGAAAACTGATCTTATGCTAAGTTTATTGCAGAGTTTTATACAAGGCTTTATGAGAGGTTTGCAGGAGGGAGGGCAAAGATCCTCTGGATCATCTGTTCAATCTTCTGCAAAGGTTCAATCTAATAAAAATACTGAAGATATATATCTTAAAGAGTGGCAAAATGAAATAGAAAAGCAAACTCAAGAGATGCAAAAGCAGTATGCCTTAATAAGGGAAAATGAATTTAAAGAAAAAAAACAAAGATTATTAAGCAAACTAAAAGGTCCTGATTCTTCATCTGAAAATCTTGCATCTCTAAAAAGCCTTAAATGCAGTGCATACTGGAGCATGGAGGCAGCAAAATTAGCATCATCAGGAAGTGAGGATGCACTAAAAAAAGCAAAAGAGTATACTCTAAATTCAGAAAAAGCGATGCAAGGAGATCTTTCAAGCTGTCCTGATTTTCAACTGGAAGTAAATTTTTCTGGCTCAAGTGGTTCAACTATTTATGAAGAAGAGTTTCAACAGGAATTTCTTAAAGTTCTCACTCACGAGATAAATGGTAGATTAAATTCCTTAAATGATTTCAAAAAGAAAAAAAATGAAATGATACAAGAAGTAGCAAAGGTAGAAGAAGAAATCAAGAAAATTGAGGAGATAAAAAGTTCAGCTAAGAGTGAAGCGGAAAAACAACAATATGATGAACTTCTTAATGAAGCACAAAAGACACTTGCTAAGGCTAAGGAAGAAGAGAAAAAAGTTGATGAGGAAATTTTAAGACTAAATCAGGAGATAAAAGCGATTAGTGAAATACATAAAACACTTTTTACTTCAAAAAAGGAGAATAAATGATGAAGAAATACGTTTTTTTTGTATTAATATTATTTATTTTTTACGTAGGACCATCTTCAGCAGAGGCAAATTCCAATGAAGCGAGAGAACACTTTATAAAAGGAAAAAAGATTTTAGAATCAGCGCTCTCCCCATTAGATTTTGTAAATGCTGAAATGGAGTTTGAAAAGGCTATAGAATTAGCTCCAGATTGGGCTGAGGCTTATTATAATCTCGCCTTGATATCGGCAGAAATAGGAAAACAGGTAAAGGCAATAAGATCATTTGAAAGGTATCTGGAAATTACAAAAAATCCTGCTGATAAAAGTGAAGTGCTTTTAGAAATCTCAAAACTTAAAAAGATTAGAGAAACAAAGAGAAGGATTGGACTCTCTGGTATAAGTATAGTTGCCCTGCAAGATGGTGTATATTTGATGAATGTCTTGCCGGGTTCAAAGATTGAGAAGGCAGGTTTTAAAACAGGCGATAAAATAATAGAGGTCAACAAAAGAAGTACTATAGGAATCAAACTTGAAGATTTTTACAAATTGATAGAGACACCCTTTGAAGACCCAGGACTCCAAGCTAGATTTTCAATATACGCTAAAAGAACAGGGATTGAAAATATAGTGGGAATAACCATTATTAGAGGAGGCAAACAACAAGTTATCCCAACTTCCCTTGATGTCTTTAAAAGCAATGTGTATGAAATTGAAGAGGATGAGTTTGAAGATGAGGTTATTAGAAACAGTATGCCTACATTTGTGGTCTTTTGGGCAGATTGGTGTACTTATTGCATAAAGTTTACATCCGTGATGGAACAAATAGCTGAAAAATATAAAGGGAAGGTAACAGTCGTTAGCATAAATATTCAAAATAATAAAAAAATTTCCGAAAAATTTAAGATTCAAGCAATTCCAACAACTATACTTTTTAAAGATAGTAGACAGTTAAACTCTGTCACTGGATATAAAAATGAGTCTGATATAGAAAAGCTTCTAACCAGTCAAAATGTTAAAGAAGATTTTAAATTAAAAGCATCGGATTATAAGGGCGATGATATATATGTAGTTTATGTTATTCCTAATTCATCTGCATATAAATCAGGCATAAAGCCCGGTGATATAATAAAAAAAATAAATGGCATAGATATAAGCAAGAACGCAAGGGAATTTATTACACTGATCAATGATCTTCCAGAGGGTGAAAATATCTTTACCATTCTTCGTGATGGAGTTGAGATTAATCTTTCTGTTACTCTTCCACCAAAAGGCACAAAAGGACGTTTAGGCTTGCAGATAAGGCAATAAAACTTTAGAATCCATTGGGAGATGGGATCCATTACGAAAAAGTTTGTCAAGAGTAAAATGTATATTTCCATGAGCTATAAGACAGCAATAAATGTATCAAAGCTACTTACAAGAGAAAAAGAAAACCTTATGAAGTTAACAAAGGAATCAGCAATAGGAGGTTTTAGTGTGTGAACTGAGTATGAACTGTCCTCATATAAAATTTAGAAATATATATTCTATAATCATTTACAATATTATTAGAAAAACTGCAGATATACAAAAGCTTGCAAATATAAAAAGGGAAAAGAGAAAGGAGGAAGAATTAAAACCTAAAATTTTAAAGATTAAGACATTTGATATTGAAAAATTATATAGGTTATGTATAAAAATAAAGTATGGCATCGGAATATTAGATATTAAGAAAACTATAAATAAATGCAAAGAAAAATTATAACAGAGGTGATAGATTATGCTCTTAAGAAGAAGTGTTTACTTATTAATACTACCAATCTTTTTAATTTTAGTATCTTGTACAATTCCATTTACTGTTAATATTGAACCACGCTCTCAGATTGAACAGCCAAAAGACATTCAATCTATAAAAATTCCTTATGCTGTGGAAATTTATTTTGATGAGAATGAAGTTAAAAGTTATCGTGACTATCGCTTTGGTGATCGTGATATTACTTATATATTTCATACAGGTAAATATTTAAAAGATGCTATTAATTTTTATGTATATCCTCATTTTGATCCAAATTCTAATAAAAATATCATCCTGAAGATTCAAACTTTTGATATAAAGGGTTACCATCCAGAAGAAAGAATTTTTTCTCTTGGGAAAAGTGCTGTAGATATAATTCTCAGAACAACAATTTATTATGATAACATAATTCTTTATAATATTTACACAGAGGGGGCTTCGGTGGTTAAGGCTCAATTGGTTGACTATTCCATGTGGGATGCTGCCAATAATGCCATAATTGAGGCAGTCAAAAAGATCCCGGCTCAGGTGGCAGAGGTTCTATCGAATCCAGAAGTTGCACGGATTAAGTTAAAAGAAGATATAGAAAGGAGATTAAAAACTATACCAATAGATTCTACCACTAAATCTAATTATGTCTCTGATTATATTGCCCTTGCTAATATTTCTCGCTTAAGTAAAAATTATACCGAAGCGATTGCAGCTGCCAAAAGAGCTTTAGAACTCTCACCCGATGAATCCGATGCTTATGCCGTTTTAGGTCTTTTATATAAGGAACAGGGGCATTACAAAGAAGCGGAAAATTACTTTAAAAAAGCAATTGAGCTTGACTCTAAACAGCGTCATTCTTACAAATTAGCTGAACTGTATCTGGAGAACGAAAATTATAAAGCGGCTATAGAGTTTTTGAGAAAATCTTTAGAGCTTAAAAAAGATAACTTTGAAGTCTTATTGTTGCTTTCCATAGCTTATATGAATACTGGTAACTATGGTGAAGCTCTTGATTTTTCAAATAGGGCCATTGAATTAGCAACAGTCACCGGCATAGGTGTGAGGATAAAACTTAGTGATGATAAAAGTTATCCAGAGGTGGTAAGTATTGTTAGTTCAGGTCCTGCTGATAGAGCGGGAATAAAAGTAGGAGATAAAATTACAAAAATCGGTGGTCAATCTATTAAAGGATGGGATATAAATAGAGTAATGCAAGCACTAAAAGGAGATGAAGGTTCTAAAGTCTCTCTAACTATAGAAAGAGAAGGATCTTCTAAAGCGATGGATTTTTCATTAACAAGAGAAAAGGTAATATTTAATAAATCCGATACAGCAACAGCTTTTGCAGTAAAAGCTTTTGCTTTCTACGGTATGAATAAAGTAGATGAATTCTATAAAAATGCGGAGAAAGCATATCAACTTGATTCAAATAATCAATGGGCAAGAAGCTCTATAAGTGCAGCCTATATTGAAAAAGGTCAATACAATGAGACTTTACAAATTCTTTCAACCATAAAAGATAGCCCATTTGATAGAGTGCTTGAGACTATTACTTATACTAAACTTGGAAATACAGGAAAAGCAGTAGAAGTGTACAAAAGCATACCAGAGAATTATTTTGAGACGAAAAGCGCTTTCAGAAAAATTTATATCACTAAACTTCAAAACTCCATGAAACCATACAAAGAACACAAGCTAAAGGTTGCTAGAGATTTTGAAGCAAGTAAGCAGTATAAAGATGCCATTAAAGAATATAATGAGTATCTAAAATTTGCTGATGATAAAGAAGCAAAAGTGGTGAGAGCTCATATCGCTGAACTTATAATGAGATATCCACAATATTTTACCCTTACTGAGGAAGCAAGAAAGGCAGTAATAAGGGCAGAAACCTATACTTCTGAAGGAAAGTTTGAAGAAGCTATAAAAGAATACAAAAAAGCTTTAACAGAATCTCCCTTTTTTCCTGCATTGTATAAGGCATTAGCCTTAAATTTTGCTCAACTTAAGCAATATAGACAAGCCATTAAATACATGAATATTTATCTTGACCTCTATCCTGATGCACCCGATGTAAGGGCAGCAAAAGACGAGATTTATAGGTGGGAATTTTTGATGGAAAGGGGAGAATAAGGAAAGATTGAACATAGTTGAGCAGAGGCTAAGGATTGGGTAGATGAAAATATAGAGAAAATAAAAAAGGAAGAATAAAAACTAAGAAAAAGGGGGTGTACATGGTTAAAAAAAACTTATATATAATTATATTTTTTCTTTTTGCAGAAATTATTCTGGCTCGTTCAGCTTATTCTCAAAATTTACCAACTCCAGGTATGGTCATTGATTGTTATTCAACGCTTGAGGCTTGGAAAAATGACGCTAGTTTGAGAAATTATAATTGCTATTGTCCAAGTCCAAATTCAAGACCTGTTTGCACTTCTAATGGTGGAGATTCCCATTCTACTCCTTCAGCACCCAGTGGGCTTTCACCCTCTCAGCAAATACAGCTTATGATGATTCAAAGTATTCTACAGCCTTTTTTTAACTCTGTTTTTAATTTTGACAATCTATTTTCACCTCCCTCAAAAGACACATCTTTTCAACAAAAACAGCAAGAGATTTTAAGGAAACAACAGGAAGAGGCTAAGAAGAAAGCTATGGAGGCATGGAAAAACCATTTAAAAAAGGCGGAAGAACAGGCTCAAAATGAAGCTTTAGCAAGGCAGAAAGCTGGGCAGAATATTCTCTCTCAGGTTAGAATTGGGGGAGGTCCAATGGGAAGTTATACCATAATTGGTCCCAGGGCTCCAGAAAGAGAAACTCCCACATCAATCAACTGGGATAGTCCCAGGGCAACTATATCTACTGCTAAATCTTCTGAGACAGCAAAAGAACAGCTTTTGAGAGCTATTTACTTTTCTAAAATGGCAGAAACATTCTTACAGTCTGGAGATCTTGAAGCAGCAAGATTTTATGCTGGTCTTGCTTTTGAAGGTGGAGCAAATGCTCCAATCCTGATCGATTATAAACCTCCTAAGGAGCTTCTTGATGCTATAAATGATAAAAAAGTAGCTGAATTAAACAAGCAATATACAAAATTTGCATCTTTTTATAAAATTGTATTACCTATGTTTGAAAATCTTCAAAGTGTTTATTACCAACTTGAACAGATTAAATATAAAAAAATAGATTTACAAAGAAAAATAAAAGAAGCTGAGAAAGAGATCAAAGAAATAGAAAGAAAAAAACAGATAACTGAAACCCAAGAGAAAAAATTAGAAAATGATGACCTTCTTGCAAAGGCACTGGCTTTAAAACAACAAGCGGAGGCTGAATATCAAGAGGCTTTACAGAATGAGCATAAGCTTTTAAATGAGAAGCAGGAAATAGAAAATAAGCTTGCGGAGATGAGAAATAAAATTTAGCTGATGAAGAAAGATGAATAAATTAGAAAAATTTTATATAAATCTCGGAGTGAGTTATTAGGTAAAGAAATTTCAATCAGACTTTATGCTACTGATAAAACTAAGGAAGCCATTGAAGCACTGAAAAAAGAATTACACAAAGAAATTGATATTTATAAAACATGCAGTAAACTGGGTAAATTGGGACACTAAGATGTTAAAAAAAGAGAAGGTTTGAAAGGAACATTAAATCTACCCACGGTGATTATATTTTCATGATATAGATAACTATTATGTTGGGATTACAGCCTGACCTGTTGGATCATCTTATCTTTGGCAGTGATTTTTGAATAAAACTTTTGAATAAATTAAAAAGGAGTCAACTATGAAAAATTATAAGCATAGTAAAAACCTCCTTGAGAAGGAATATTATGATAAGTAGTAGAAGGATCAAAATATTTTTTATATTTGAGAAGTGCATAAATAATTCTCAAAAGTTTATGAGCGGTGGCCAAAACCGCTTTTTTATAAGGCAATCCTTGTCTTTTTCTCCTCTCAAAATAGCTCCAGAATATAGGATTGTGTCTGATTACATTAATACTCATAAGCCATACAACCCTTCTCAAATGCCTATTTCCTCGTTTAGAAATCTTGCTCTTTCCTTTAAAGTTTCCAGATTCATAAACAGCAGGATCAAGTCCTGCATAGGCAATCAATTGTTTGTAAGATTGAAATCTCTTTATATCTTGAATTTCAGCAAGAAAATGAAGCGCTGTAATTTCTCCAATTCCCTCAATAGAAAGGAGGATATCAAGGTCCTGGCAAGCGGAAATCTCTTTACAAGCGGATTTAAGAAGTTTTTCAATTTCTTTAAGGGTTTCCTGAAGGAAGAAGAGTTCTTGAATGGTTCTGGAAAGAATATATTCTTTTGCGGGCCAATTTTGAGCTATAGAATATTCAGCAAGGGCTTTTATTTCTTTAGCAGAAATGGCGGGTTTTTTACCTTTTTGAGAGGAGAGTATATTTTCAATTTCCTCAAGAGAGGCTTTTTTAATAGCTTTAGCAGAGGGGAATTTTTCAAGAAGTTTAAGAATGGAGGTATTGTAGATATTGACGGTTCTTTCAAGTTCAGGGAAGGTAACGACCACAAGTTTTTCGAGGTTATTTTTTCTTTTAGCGATTTCTTGAGAAATTCTTTCTCTTTCTCTGGCAAGGTCTTTAAATTCTTCAGAAGTAAAGGCCTGGGGAGGTAGTTTTTGATGGAATTGAGAAAGGAAGATGGCGATAGTTTTAGCGTCTATGGCATCGGTTTTGGTTTTTCTAAGAGAGAGTTTAGCAAAATTTTTAATGAGAATTGGATTAAGGATGACGCAAGTGAAGTTATGATTAACGAGGTAGGTGATGAGATTAAGATGATAACAACTGGAGGATTCAATACCGATAAGGATGGATTTTTTTAAGCCTTGAGGGAGAGCTTTTGTAAAGGAACTGATGCCCTGGTAGTCAAGAGGGTAGGACTGGTTAAAGAGGACATTTTGAGAGGAATCAATGAGGCAGGCATGAAAGAAGTTTTTGGAGACATCAAGGCCTACAAAGTAGGTGTAGTGCATAGGTGGACCTCCTTTTATTTTGTTTTAGTAAGGCAGGGGACCTGCTCACCAATCCTCCAACTTGACGAGGGTTTACAAACCCAACCAACTTATAATGGTTTAAGCAGGCAGGCAACAAACTCCACTGAGGGCTTAAAAGCCCAGGTAAAATGGAGTTGCCCTGCCTTACTCTCTTTTCCATGTTTCTATTATAACCCCTATATATGCAAAAACTTAGGTAATAACATAACAAATTTTTCGTAGGAGGTAAATTACACTCCAATCTGTGAAAGAAACACAGACAAGAATGTCTGTGCTACAACAGACCCACAAAAAAAATTCAAAGGGTATAAAATTTTAAACTCCTACTATTTAAGTCTCAAAAGATATGGACTTATACACAAGTTTGACAAAAGGGCTTTTTGGTATTATTTTAAGGGGAAAAAGAAAATTCGGTGAAATTATGCAGGAATTAAAAAATTTAGCCCAGTGGGGTGTTAATATTGATGATATCCCTGCTGAGGGGCTATGGGTTGAATTTGAAGACTTAAAAGAATTAAATGCGGACCTTAAAATAGTGAAACCCTTTTCAGGCTACCTTAAGCTTCAAAAAATGGGAATTGAGGTTGAGATAAAGGGACATCTCAAAGGTTCTCTTGAAATGACCTGTGATAGATGCCTTGAGCCTTTTGAATTTTCAATAGATAAAGATTTTGAAGTCCTTCTTATCCCTAAAAAGACCCTTGATTTTGAAGAGGAAAGGGAATTAACTTCTGATGAACTTGAGGTTAGTTTTTATGAAAACTCTTTTATTTCTTATTCAGAAATCCTTCACGAGGAGATTATATTAAGTCTTCCTTTTAGAAAACTCTGTCAACCAGATTGTAAAGGCATTTGCCAAATCTGTGGAACCAATCTTAATCAAAGGGTTTGTAAGTGCAGTAAAATTAAAAAGGATTCACCCTTTGCTATTTTGAAAGAACTCGTTAATCCTGCAGATAAAAACATATAAAGGGGGTTTAGAAATGGCTGTTCCCAAAAGAAAGACTTCTCGCTCCAGAAAAGGAATGAGGTGTGCCCACCAGGCTCTTACAGCACCATCTGGAAGCATTTGTCCAAAATGTAAGTCCTTTAAAATGCCTCACAGGGTTTGCCCAAGTTGTGGATACTATAAGGGTAAAGCCTTTCTTGAAAAAGAAGAAGTCTAATAATTTTCAATGTATCGCATAGTTCTTGATGTAATGGGGGGCGATTATGCCCCCGATGCTATTCTTAAAGGTGCAAAGTTAGCTCTCTCTGCCTTTGCAGATCTTTCCTTAATCCTTACTGGCCCCAAGGATGTTCTGAAAAATTTTCCAACCTCAGACAGGGTTGAGTTTGTCTATACCGAAGAGTGGATCAGAATGGATGAAGCTCCAGGGGAAGCTCTCAAGAAAAAAAAGGGGGCTACCATATTTAAAGGCCTCTCCATTCTCAAAGAGGGAAAAGCCCAAGCTTTTGTATCCGCTGGAAATTCTGGGGCAGTTGTAGCAGGAAGTATATTTATTCTTGGAAGACTAACTAAGGTAAGAAGGCCTGCGATTGCCACCATGCTACCCACCCTTAAAGACCCCATGGTATTGATTGATGCAGGAGCCAATGTAGATTCCAAGGCCTATGATCTCTATCAATTCGGCCTTATGGCAAGCCTTTTTTTAGAAACCATCTGGGGAAGAAAATCTCCCAAAGTTGCCCTCCTCTCCATTGGTGAAGAGACAGGTAAGGGCAATCAATTAGTCAAAGAGACCCATAACCTCTTTAAAACCTCTCACCTTAACTATTACGGAAATATTGAGGGTAAGGCCATCTTTAAGGGAGATGTAGATATAGTTGTTTGTGATGGTTTTATTGGCAATATCTGTCTAAAACTTTCTGAAGGTCTTGCTGAAACCATCCTTGAGATGCTCAAAAACGAGGTCAAAAAATCCTATCTTTATCTTTTTGGCATGTATCTTTCTAAAGGGGCCCTACAGGCCTTTAAGAAAAAAACTGATTGGCGTGAATATGGTGGAGCTCCCCTCCTTGGAGTGAAGGGAAATGTAATTATTGCCCATGGAAAATCTGATCCCTATGCGATAAAAAATGCGATTAGACAGGCCTTGCATTTTTCTAAAATTAATCTTTCAGAAAAATTAGAAAAGGCTATTCTTGAAAATGCCCTTGAGGAGGAAAAAATTGGAGACTAAGCTTCGTTCTAACATTATAGCCTGCGGTATGGCTGTTCCTCCAAAGATCCTCACTAATGCTGAGCTTGAGAAAATGGTTGAAACCAGTGATCGGTGGATTATAGAGCGCACAGGCATTAAAGAAAGGCATATCCTCAGAGAGGGAGAAGTTATAAGCACTTATGCTGTTCAAGCTGCTCGAGAGGCTCTAAACAAAGCCTTCTTAACACCTGAGGAACTAAATCTCATAATCTGTGCAACCCTTACTCCTGACTTTCTTATGCCCAGTCTTTCCATTTTGGTTCAAAAAGAGCTTGGAGCTATAAACGCCGGAGCCTTTGATCTTTCTGCTACCTGTTCAGGCTTTCTCTATGCCCTGAGTCTGGCAGATCAATTTGTAAAAAACAATCCCACCTGGAAAGTGCTTGTGATTGGAGCTGAAGCCCTCTCAAGAAAGACTAATTGGGAAGATAGATCAACCTGTGTGCTTTTTGGTGATGGAGCTGGGGCCGTGGTTGTGGGAGCCTCTCAGGAAGAAAGCGGAGTTCTCGATTTTATCCTTGGTGCTGATGGCTCTAACTGGCCTCTCTTAACCCTGAAAGGGGGAGGATCTGCTTATTTCCCCTTTGATGAAAGGCTTCCCAAAGAGGAGTATTATATCAAAATGCAGGGAAGAGAGGTCTTTAAGATCGCAGTAAGAATGATGGAAAAGATTGCCCTTGAACTCTTAGAAAGAAACGGACTTTCAGCATCTGACCTCTCCTTAGTTATCCCCCATCAAGCCA
This window of the Caldimicrobium thiodismutans genome carries:
- a CDS encoding thioredoxin domain-containing protein produces the protein MKKYVFFVLILFIFYVGPSSAEANSNEAREHFIKGKKILESALSPLDFVNAEMEFEKAIELAPDWAEAYYNLALISAEIGKQVKAIRSFERYLEITKNPADKSEVLLEISKLKKIRETKRRIGLSGISIVALQDGVYLMNVLPGSKIEKAGFKTGDKIIEVNKRSTIGIKLEDFYKLIETPFEDPGLQARFSIYAKRTGIENIVGITIIRGGKQQVIPTSLDVFKSNVYEIEEDEFEDEVIRNSMPTFVVFWADWCTYCIKFTSVMEQIAEKYKGKVTVVSINIQNNKKISEKFKIQAIPTTILFKDSRQLNSVTGYKNESDIEKLLTSQNVKEDFKLKASDYKGDDIYVVYVIPNSSAYKSGIKPGDIIKKINGIDISKNAREFITLINDLPEGENIFTILRDGVEINLSVTLPPKGTKGRLGLQIRQ
- a CDS encoding tetratricopeptide repeat protein, giving the protein MLLRRSVYLLILPIFLILVSCTIPFTVNIEPRSQIEQPKDIQSIKIPYAVEIYFDENEVKSYRDYRFGDRDITYIFHTGKYLKDAINFYVYPHFDPNSNKNIILKIQTFDIKGYHPEERIFSLGKSAVDIILRTTIYYDNIILYNIYTEGASVVKAQLVDYSMWDAANNAIIEAVKKIPAQVAEVLSNPEVARIKLKEDIERRLKTIPIDSTTKSNYVSDYIALANISRLSKNYTEAIAAAKRALELSPDESDAYAVLGLLYKEQGHYKEAENYFKKAIELDSKQRHSYKLAELYLENENYKAAIEFLRKSLELKKDNFEVLLLLSIAYMNTGNYGEALDFSNRAIELATVTGIGVRIKLSDDKSYPEVVSIVSSGPADRAGIKVGDKITKIGGQSIKGWDINRVMQALKGDEGSKVSLTIEREGSSKAMDFSLTREKVIFNKSDTATAFAVKAFAFYGMNKVDEFYKNAEKAYQLDSNNQWARSSISAAYIEKGQYNETLQILSTIKDSPFDRVLETITYTKLGNTGKAVEVYKSIPENYFETKSAFRKIYITKLQNSMKPYKEHKLKVARDFEASKQYKDAIKEYNEYLKFADDKEAKVVRAHIAELIMRYPQYFTLTEEARKAVIRAETYTSEGKFEEAIKEYKKALTESPFFPALYKALALNFAQLKQYRQAIKYMNIYLDLYPDAPDVRAAKDEIYRWEFLMERGE
- a CDS encoding IS110 family RNA-guided transposase; this encodes MHYTYFVGLDVSKNFFHACLIDSSQNVLFNQSYPLDYQGISSFTKALPQGLKKSILIGIESSSCYHLNLITYLVNHNFTCVILNPILIKNFAKLSLRKTKTDAIDAKTIAIFLSQFHQKLPPQAFTSEEFKDLARERERISQEIAKRKNNLEKLVVVTFPELERTVNIYNTSILKLLEKFPSAKAIKKASLEEIENILSSQKGKKPAISAKEIKALAEYSIAQNWPAKEYILSRTIQELFFLQETLKEIEKLLKSACKEISACQDLDILLSIEGIGEITALHFLAEIQDIKRFQSYKQLIAYAGLDPAVYESGNFKGKSKISKRGNRHLRRVVWLMSINVIRHNPIFWSYFERRKRQGLPYKKAVLATAHKLLRIIYALLKYKKYFDPSTTYHNIPSQGGFYYAYNFS
- a CDS encoding YceD family protein yields the protein MTKGLFGIILRGKRKFGEIMQELKNLAQWGVNIDDIPAEGLWVEFEDLKELNADLKIVKPFSGYLKLQKMGIEVEIKGHLKGSLEMTCDRCLEPFEFSIDKDFEVLLIPKKTLDFEEERELTSDELEVSFYENSFISYSEILHEEIILSLPFRKLCQPDCKGICQICGTNLNQRVCKCSKIKKDSPFAILKELVNPADKNI
- the rpmF gene encoding 50S ribosomal protein L32, which gives rise to MAVPKRKTSRSRKGMRCAHQALTAPSGSICPKCKSFKMPHRVCPSCGYYKGKAFLEKEEV
- the plsX gene encoding phosphate acyltransferase PlsX, with the protein product MYRIVLDVMGGDYAPDAILKGAKLALSAFADLSLILTGPKDVLKNFPTSDRVEFVYTEEWIRMDEAPGEALKKKKGATIFKGLSILKEGKAQAFVSAGNSGAVVAGSIFILGRLTKVRRPAIATMLPTLKDPMVLIDAGANVDSKAYDLYQFGLMASLFLETIWGRKSPKVALLSIGEETGKGNQLVKETHNLFKTSHLNYYGNIEGKAIFKGDVDIVVCDGFIGNICLKLSEGLAETILEMLKNEVKKSYLYLFGMYLSKGALQAFKKKTDWREYGGAPLLGVKGNVIIAHGKSDPYAIKNAIRQALHFSKINLSEKLEKAILENALEEEKIGD
- a CDS encoding beta-ketoacyl-ACP synthase III is translated as METKLRSNIIACGMAVPPKILTNAELEKMVETSDRWIIERTGIKERHILREGEVISTYAVQAAREALNKAFLTPEELNLIICATLTPDFLMPSLSILVQKELGAINAGAFDLSATCSGFLYALSLADQFVKNNPTWKVLVIGAEALSRKTNWEDRSTCVLFGDGAGAVVVGASQEESGVLDFILGADGSNWPLLTLKGGGSAYFPFDERLPKEEYYIKMQGREVFKIAVRMMEKIALELLERNGLSASDLSLVIPHQANLRIIEYLRERLELPPERVFVNIHKYGNTSAASIPIALYEAEKEGRLKRGDLLLMVSFGGGFTFAGILMRW